From bacterium:
ATATAAGAGATGTAACTATTTTTACCAATTTAATCTTTGTTTCGGAATCAACCTATCTTTGCACTCAAAGAGACTTTAGAGTAAGCTATGGATTGATTTTTGACAATCACGGTAATGTCAAAAGAAAGATTGTGTTACCTTTGGAAATAAGGATAATAGATGCGTTTAAAATAAATAATGGATATATTTCAGCACTTGGATTCGAACAACTTGAGGATACTGTGGGAATTCCCTACAACTGGGTCGGTCAACTTTACACTATGGATTCTTTGATTCCGGTTGATAGTTTTGGCGCTTATCCTGTAAAACTCTGGTATGATTGGGCATTGCGAACACCAATGGGTAACGGACCTTTTATAAAATATGTATTCAGGAATGATACCATATGGGGTGTATTTTCATTATTCCCTATCATGTTTAAACATATTGTTGGTTCTGGTGCTGATATGCAATGGCGCATTCCAATAGATAATTTTAAAATACCATACCTTTCACCATATATACTAAATAAAGAATCACTAAGAAAAGCTATAAAAAAGCAGGGCTGGAGTTTCCAATATTATGCAAATCTGGTCAATGACTCTTTAATGATAGTATTCCGTGGATATTTGCCGCCTTATTACATAGACTTTTATAATATAAAATCCAAAATTCCCATATATTATGGTTTCATAAAAATCAAAGGTGATTGGCAACCAGTTTGTAGCTACAAGGAACGAATTGTATTGTTAAACAGGAAAGAACTTATCAAAAAACGAAGAATTGTCTTAAAACTTGAATATATAAAACTATGAGAGGAATAATCAAAATAAATTGTATATTATTAGCAATTTTATTACTGACCCCCATTTATGGGCAAGCTAAAAGATGCAGAAATTGCAAAGTCACAATAGATAATTCTATAAAGTTTAAAAGCGAAAGATTTTTCGCGGATACCTTTTTAACAGTCGACGGAAAAAAGGTCACTATAAACGAGCTTATACGAAAAAAGCGTTGCATAATAAACATTATTCGCCTTGGCGATAGACAGGAATGGGTAAAGAAAACTCTCGACCTCACAAGAATAATTGAGGACAGCTGTCCAGACATTAAAATAATTTTCGTTTTCCTTGATGTTGATTCCTCAATCGCCGCACAAATCCCTTCGCAAATAAAATTTCAAGCGAAAATAGAAAGATTTACACTCGTATATAGCAACAAATATACTCAAGATCCATTCGCCTCAAAAATCACTCGCTGGAACCTACAACTGACTCCAGCCGTATGTCTAGTCAACTCTAGCCACAATAGGAAAGTAGGATTAATTTACTCACCCCTGATAAATAATGCCATATACAATCGTGTTAGGGAATTTTTGGGATGTAGATAATTACTCCGCCAAAACAATGCCAAAAATTTTGTTGTAAACCAAAAATTAATATATAAGTCTATTTAGGAGAAAAAAGAAGGATGGGGAGGTTAACTATGAAGTTAAATTGTGCTATGATTTTCTTATTCGTAGGTTTTGCTTTAGCCCAATGGCCACTAACCACCTCCAATTCTTGGATAACTGATGTCCCCACAGTATTCGACTTTGTTCCATTAGGTGTTGAATTCATTGAGACGACAGGGTCACAATTAGTATGGAACGGACCAAAATGGCGGCTTAGTTGCTTTATAGCCGCAGGAATAGGCATTACCCCAACAGGAGATACAATTTTGTTTCAGCTAAGAATACCTCATCCTACAAGAGGCGGTTTAAAAGATTGTTTCGCTGATATGTTTTATTATCGCGGAAGCTGGCGAAAATTTTATAGAAACTGTTCGCCTTGTTATTTCGTCGAAAGGAGTTCACGATTTTCATATCCCACATATTATGTATATGGTACTTATTCTTCTGGTGATTCATGCATTCAATCAATGTCATATGACACAACAACAAGAAGATGGATTTACAGAGTGTATCCCTTACATGGTCATGGAGACACAGTTGAGATTATTATGCGACCCCGTGGGGTAACATATTGGATGGGAAAGCCCCGAGGACCATATATTATTCATGGTGCTATTTTCAATCGCCCTGAGTTTGATATATGGGGCGGCTTTTGGGAACTGTGCGAGGTAGTCGGTAAAATAGTAATATTAGGTTCAGGAACTTGGAATTTTGTTGGAAATTGTATCTGGGACAGAGCATATCATCTCGTCTATTACTCTGATACTGCCGCTGGACATGCAGGCGCTCCTTTAGCATTCACATGTGGGTATGTATTTGATGATAGTTTTCAACTCGCATTCGCACACGCCGATAATCCATCACCCTTAACACCACCTGTGACATTTCAGCATCAGGGAAGGTTATATTTACCTTCAAGAGGACTAAGCCTGAGATTTGACAGGTTCACATTCTCAGATAATGGTGGTCTGCAACCAACTCAACTTTACATCGATAATGATTCCGATTCTGTGATAGTCCATCTTACAGGTGACCCTATCCTATTTTATCCAAGAGTATGGGGAATAGGAAATAATATATGGTGGGATTCAACAGCTCAACGAACTTGGGGCAGAGTATTTTTGCATTGGCATGGTCAAGTAATAGTAGGCACCGACACGATGAACATAGAAAATGCGTTCGGAGTGATAGAAGCAACGCGCTGTCAACCAGGTTCAAAAATAGAAAACGAATTAACCGCATTACCAAACAATTTAGCAATAAACATTTATCCTAATCCGTTTAATAAATATTGCGCGATAAAAACAAACAAAGAACTCTGCTTAGAAATATACGACATAAGCGGAAAGTTGGTCAAAAACTTAATTCCAACGAAGATTGCGACTGTGACAATTCGACTGGAGGGAAAATTTATTATTGGCAGCCAGAAAATTCAACCAACTCTGGAGTTTACTTCCTTGTAGCAAGACCGAAAAATGAAAAATCGCAATTCCAGATATTAGAAGTTAAAAAGCTTGTTTACATAAAATAAATTCTCAGTAAAACCTCGTTATCCTTTTAAGCTTCCTAAAAGGAGCTCTTCGCTTCTTTTTTCCGCCCGTTGGGGACTTGTTTAGCTCTTTTTGTATTTCTTTTATCTGGTCCCTGAGGAAAGCGGCGTATTCGAAATTAAGCTCCTTTGCAGCCTGCTTCATAAGTCTAACGAGCTCCTGAATTTGGGCTTCGGCGGGCAGGTCATCGATGTAGTCGGGCATTGATGGTCCTCTCTTTTCTCGCTCGCTTTCTCGCCTCTCATCGGCAACGGAAGTAGTAAGTAATATTGACTGCACAGATTTCTTTATCGACTGTGGAGTAATTCCATGCTTTCTGTTGTATTCCTCCTGTATCTTTCGACGACGTTCGGTCTCCTCTATCGCGAGCTTCATTGCCTCAGTTATTCTGTCCGCATAAAGAAGCACTGTCCCTGCCTTGTGCCTCGCAGCTCGCCCCGCAATCTGAATCAACGACCTATGGGACCGCAAAAACCCCTCCTTATCCGCATCCATAATAGCGACAAGCGAAACTTCGGGCAGGTCGAGTCCCTCACGAAGCAAGTTAACGCCAACGAGCACATCGATATTCCCGAGACGCAGGTCCCGCAGTATCTCCACCCGTTCTATGGTGTCTATCTCTGAATGAAGGTATCGAGCTTTTGCACCAAGCGAATGGAAGTAGTCAGCAAGGTCCTCCGCCATCCGTTTCGTAAGGGTTGTAACAAGCACTCGCTCGTTGCGCTCAATGCGCTTTTTTATCTCTCCCCAAAGGTCCTCAATCTGACCTCTCGTCGGTCTTACCTCAATCTTTGGGTCCACAAGTCCAGTTGGACGAATTAATTGCTC
This genomic window contains:
- a CDS encoding T9SS type A sorting domain-containing protein, which encodes MKLNCAMIFLFVGFALAQWPLTTSNSWITDVPTVFDFVPLGVEFIETTGSQLVWNGPKWRLSCFIAAGIGITPTGDTILFQLRIPHPTRGGLKDCFADMFYYRGSWRKFYRNCSPCYFVERSSRFSYPTYYVYGTYSSGDSCIQSMSYDTTTRRWIYRVYPLHGHGDTVEIIMRPRGVTYWMGKPRGPYIIHGAIFNRPEFDIWGGFWELCEVVGKIVILGSGTWNFVGNCIWDRAYHLVYYSDTAAGHAGAPLAFTCGYVFDDSFQLAFAHADNPSPLTPPVTFQHQGRLYLPSRGLSLRFDRFTFSDNGGLQPTQLYIDNDSDSVIVHLTGDPILFYPRVWGIGNNIWWDSTAQRTWGRVFLHWHGQVIVGTDTMNIENAFGVIEATRCQPGSKIENELTALPNNLAINIYPNPFNKYCAIKTNKELCLEIYDISGKLVKNLIPTKIATVTIRLEGKFIIGSQKIQPTLEFTSL